In Terriglobales bacterium, a single genomic region encodes these proteins:
- a CDS encoding glucose-6-phosphate dehydrogenase assembly protein OpcA, with translation MSTLHYIPAEVGNIERELRRLWKGESQQSQAEPVVRARTLNLIACSDVEHAQSTAELLELVTAHSPGRTIVITPPATTSNQEVQVRVCASCLSSRAGSRIFGRELIVIEAKPSAYDRLPSMVEGLLVPDLPVFLWWRDLDSLDAKLFQKFSSKARRIIVDSTELAHAGDLARLQQVVKHICPRQAVSDLAWSRLTVWRELTAQFFDGAQGAVYLQRLNRVVVEHAAPGSSGKGIPAEAILFAAWFASRLQCARPARSEPKGLPAQGGKLSWQLQRVGGSLSIELQSAPQARPGLSRLELISEGSPSASFRVVSMQRGGMETRAEIKGNPPVRRIVRERDQSPDVMVRKELEIIGRDALYEEVLDVACEMVGGA, from the coding sequence ATGAGCACTCTGCACTACATTCCGGCTGAGGTCGGCAACATTGAGCGCGAACTGCGACGACTCTGGAAGGGCGAGTCCCAGCAATCACAGGCCGAACCCGTAGTGCGAGCCCGCACTCTCAACCTGATCGCGTGTTCGGATGTTGAGCACGCGCAAAGTACCGCCGAGCTGCTGGAGTTGGTAACCGCGCACTCTCCCGGCCGTACCATTGTGATCACGCCCCCGGCAACCACGAGTAATCAGGAAGTGCAGGTGCGGGTTTGCGCGTCGTGTCTGAGTTCGCGAGCCGGCAGCCGCATATTTGGCAGAGAACTGATTGTCATCGAGGCCAAACCATCGGCTTACGATCGGTTGCCCAGCATGGTAGAGGGTCTGCTCGTGCCGGACTTGCCGGTTTTTCTATGGTGGCGGGACCTTGACAGTCTGGATGCCAAATTGTTCCAGAAGTTCTCTTCAAAGGCGCGGCGGATCATTGTGGATTCCACAGAACTTGCTCACGCAGGGGATCTTGCCCGGCTTCAGCAAGTGGTGAAACATATTTGCCCGCGACAGGCAGTGAGCGATCTCGCATGGTCGCGACTCACCGTTTGGCGCGAGCTGACCGCGCAATTCTTTGATGGTGCGCAGGGCGCAGTTTATTTACAACGCTTGAATCGGGTAGTGGTGGAGCACGCTGCGCCTGGGAGTAGCGGAAAAGGAATCCCCGCGGAAGCGATCTTGTTTGCGGCCTGGTTCGCCAGCCGGTTGCAATGTGCCAGGCCCGCCAGGAGTGAGCCGAAAGGTCTCCCAGCACAAGGCGGGAAACTAAGTTGGCAGTTACAACGAGTGGGCGGTTCGCTCTCCATTGAGCTTCAGTCAGCCCCGCAGGCAAGACCCGGACTATCACGCCTTGAGCTGATCTCCGAAGGGAGTCCGTCGGCTAGCTTCAGAGTGGTAAGCATGCAGAGGGGCGGCATGGAGACGCGGGCGGAAATTAAGGGCAATCCTCCGGTACGCAGGATCGTGCGGGAACGGGACCAGTCGCCGGACGTGATGGTCCGCAAAGAGCTGGAAATTATCGGCCGAGACGCTCTGTACGAAGAAGTTCTGGATGTGGCTTGTGAAATGGTGGGCGGCGCTTAG
- a CDS encoding sigma 54-interacting transcriptional regulator codes for MLPAASWAWNVSTGELFWSRDIFGMLGFEPNDASLRYSAFLERVHPEDRTRVDQFWVRVARQKEDYELDYRFVSPAGDIKYLHTEGHPVLNEAGEVVFFVGTAVDVTQGRLVQTALNKAWEEVKAAEDELYTENLPLQTVQPSMGDEIVGASAAWQNVLARVDKVAPTELAVLITGETGTGKELIARAIHARSQRSGRAFVSVNCAALSSSSVGPELFGIDTGTGALSSEELQPLGRFNLATSCTIFLDKIAELPPNCQTALLKLLEERKVEREAENRSIPLDVRWIAATDLDLHTEVAEGRFRKDLFYRLNVFPIELPPLRERKEDIPLLVKHFVDRYAKNADKRFLAIDEATLELFASYPWPGNVRELQNVIEGSVIICEGETFTVEPNWLARESSQLRPAVGSITQRLLQYEKQIIEAALAESKGRVAGRLGAAARLGMPQSTLDSRIKALKIDKNRFRSR; via the coding sequence TTGTTACCAGCCGCCAGTTGGGCATGGAATGTCTCCACTGGCGAACTATTCTGGTCAAGAGACATCTTCGGCATGTTGGGCTTCGAGCCCAACGATGCTAGTCTCCGCTATTCAGCTTTCCTTGAAAGAGTGCACCCGGAAGATCGCACCCGCGTCGACCAATTCTGGGTCCGTGTGGCGCGCCAGAAGGAGGACTATGAGCTGGACTACCGTTTCGTTTCTCCTGCTGGAGACATCAAGTACCTTCATACGGAGGGACATCCGGTCCTGAACGAGGCCGGTGAAGTCGTCTTTTTTGTGGGTACGGCGGTAGATGTTACCCAGGGACGGCTGGTCCAAACCGCACTGAACAAGGCATGGGAGGAAGTGAAGGCCGCAGAGGACGAACTCTACACAGAAAATCTGCCACTGCAGACAGTTCAGCCCTCAATGGGGGACGAAATCGTGGGGGCCTCCGCGGCTTGGCAGAATGTGCTCGCCAGGGTAGATAAAGTTGCTCCCACCGAACTCGCGGTCTTAATTACTGGCGAGACCGGCACCGGGAAGGAATTGATCGCTCGTGCCATTCATGCTCGCTCACAACGCTCTGGTCGCGCTTTCGTCAGCGTAAATTGCGCCGCCCTGTCTTCATCTTCAGTGGGCCCCGAGTTGTTTGGAATCGACACTGGAACTGGAGCTCTCTCGTCCGAAGAGTTGCAGCCTCTTGGCCGTTTTAATCTCGCAACGAGCTGCACCATATTTCTGGACAAAATCGCGGAACTCCCTCCCAATTGCCAAACTGCTCTTCTGAAATTGCTCGAAGAACGCAAGGTTGAACGAGAAGCTGAGAACAGGTCCATTCCTCTCGACGTCCGATGGATTGCGGCTACCGATCTCGATTTGCATACGGAAGTAGCCGAAGGCAGATTTCGCAAGGATCTGTTCTACCGGCTTAACGTTTTTCCCATCGAACTGCCCCCGCTACGGGAACGCAAAGAAGACATCCCTTTGCTGGTGAAACACTTCGTCGATCGCTATGCCAAGAATGCAGACAAACGCTTTCTAGCCATTGATGAGGCTACGCTTGAGTTATTCGCCTCTTACCCTTGGCCGGGTAATGTGCGGGAGTTGCAAAATGTCATCGAGGGATCAGTGATCATTTGTGAAGGTGAGACCTTTACCGTAGAGCCGAACTGGCTCGCCAGGGAATCCTCTCAACTGCGCCCAGCAGTCGGCTCGATTACTCAAAGACTTCTGCAATACGAGAAGCAAATCATCGAAGCGGCGCTGGCTGAGAGCAAGGGGCGCGTTGCCGGACGACTCGGCGCCGCTGCCAGGCTCGGCATGCCGCAATCCACCCTCGACTCCAGGATCAAAGCCCTCAAAATTGATAAGAACCGGTTCAGGTCACGATAG
- a CDS encoding Crp/Fnr family transcriptional regulator, producing MLPTESTYNWEMADSCLNCTLRADHFFCGLSAVGLQSLAAISYPSIYPERAVLFVQGQSPRGVYVLCHGRAKLSMVSSEGRSLIMRVAEAGDMLGLSACILGQSYPVTVETLTPCQMNFVRRDDFIRFVRENSEATFRVAQFLSTEYQSACKEIGSLGLASSAAQKLARLLLRWNTHRNASANSQYIRLNLTHEEMAQMIGASRETVTRMLARFRRRDYIEVHGPTLIIRNRAALESLAGQNSSAQQQDLVPMSALNQPAPSRKPSNGCAVLPPPALARIALGRTFKRSSSAGTLGADR from the coding sequence ATGTTACCCACCGAGAGCACGTACAACTGGGAGATGGCGGACTCCTGCCTCAACTGCACACTGCGCGCCGATCACTTTTTTTGTGGTTTATCCGCTGTGGGATTGCAATCACTGGCTGCCATCTCTTATCCCAGCATATATCCCGAGCGCGCGGTGCTCTTTGTCCAGGGGCAATCGCCGCGCGGCGTCTATGTGCTCTGCCATGGACGGGCAAAACTTTCTATGGTCTCCAGTGAGGGACGCAGCCTGATCATGCGCGTGGCTGAGGCGGGAGATATGCTTGGTCTGAGCGCCTGTATTCTCGGGCAATCTTATCCCGTTACGGTAGAGACTCTTACGCCGTGCCAGATGAACTTTGTTCGGCGTGACGATTTTATCCGTTTCGTACGGGAGAATAGTGAGGCCACGTTCCGGGTGGCGCAGTTCCTGAGTACGGAATATCAGTCGGCCTGCAAGGAGATCGGCTCCCTGGGCTTGGCCAGTTCAGCGGCGCAGAAGCTCGCCCGTTTATTGCTGCGCTGGAATACGCACCGTAACGCCAGCGCCAATTCGCAGTACATAAGACTTAATTTGACCCATGAAGAGATGGCGCAGATGATCGGCGCCAGCCGGGAGACGGTTACACGTATGCTGGCGAGATTTCGCCGGCGCGATTACATCGAGGTCCATGGACCCACCTTGATCATCCGTAACCGCGCAGCTTTGGAATCTCTGGCGGGGCAGAACAGCTCCGCCCAACAGCAGGACCTTGTTCCGATGTCTGCGCTTAATCAGCCAGCACCATCACGGAAGCCGAGCAACGGGTGCGCAGTCCTGCCACCGCCTGCTCTCGCTCGTATAGCCCTCGGCCGCACATTCAAACGTAGCAGTTCGGCTGGGACCTTGGGGGCAGATCGCTAG
- the zwf gene encoding glucose-6-phosphate dehydrogenase, which yields MAVATLENPLRAGIRLERTPEPCAMVIFGATGDLMRRKLMPALYNLYREHLLPAGFSIVGVSRTQMSSEQFRAAMKKAIQEFDEEASHDESAWESFAEGLSYLTAQTDQPDHYRELAKELERVDHERGTGSNRLFYLAVPPSSILEIVRQLDAAKLARTPQGWTRIIIEKPFGHDLDSARQLNERIARVFDEDQIYRIDHYLGKETVQNLMVFRFANGIFEPIWNRRYVDNIQITAAETVGVENRAAYFEEAGELRDMVQNHLLQVMALTGMEPPTSIAADSIRAEKAKLLRSIVPVGPNVDGCVVRGQYGPGWVEGVKVPGYREEPGVNPNSSTETFVALKLFVENWRWAGVPFYLRAGKRMPKRVTEVAIHFKSAPLMLFEHTPLDQITPNQLIVRIQPDEGISLKFSAKVPGPAIHIRPVTMDFRYASSFGVATADAYERLLLDCMLGDPTLFADREGVEAAWALVTPILRAWQRQPPAKFPNYPAGSWGPPEAESLLQGGCNWRLS from the coding sequence GTGGCCGTAGCGACCCTCGAAAATCCTTTGCGCGCGGGGATACGCCTGGAGCGAACTCCCGAGCCGTGCGCGATGGTGATCTTCGGCGCCACCGGAGACCTCATGCGCCGCAAGCTGATGCCCGCTCTTTATAACCTTTATCGGGAGCACCTGCTGCCCGCTGGATTTTCGATCGTCGGAGTTTCCCGAACCCAAATGTCTAGCGAGCAGTTTCGTGCCGCGATGAAGAAAGCCATTCAGGAATTCGATGAAGAAGCGTCGCATGATGAGTCGGCATGGGAGAGCTTTGCGGAAGGCCTATCGTATCTGACTGCCCAGACTGATCAACCCGACCACTACCGCGAGCTGGCGAAGGAGTTGGAACGTGTGGATCATGAGCGCGGCACCGGCAGCAATCGGCTCTTCTATCTTGCCGTCCCCCCCAGTTCCATCCTGGAGATCGTAAGGCAACTCGATGCCGCCAAGCTGGCGCGTACTCCACAAGGGTGGACTCGCATCATTATTGAAAAACCTTTCGGACACGATCTGGACTCCGCCAGGCAGTTGAACGAGAGGATCGCGCGGGTTTTTGACGAAGATCAGATCTACCGAATTGATCATTACCTTGGTAAAGAGACCGTCCAGAACCTCATGGTGTTTCGTTTTGCCAATGGCATCTTTGAGCCGATCTGGAACCGCCGATACGTTGATAACATCCAGATCACGGCGGCGGAGACCGTGGGAGTGGAGAATCGGGCTGCATATTTTGAAGAAGCAGGCGAATTGCGGGACATGGTGCAGAACCATCTCCTTCAGGTAATGGCGTTGACCGGAATGGAGCCGCCAACCAGCATTGCCGCTGATTCGATACGGGCAGAAAAAGCCAAGCTTTTACGCTCGATTGTCCCGGTGGGACCCAACGTTGATGGTTGTGTGGTCCGCGGACAATATGGCCCGGGATGGGTGGAGGGCGTGAAGGTACCGGGTTATCGCGAAGAACCCGGGGTCAATCCCAACTCCTCGACCGAAACTTTTGTTGCCCTGAAACTTTTCGTGGAAAACTGGCGCTGGGCGGGCGTGCCTTTTTATCTCCGAGCCGGCAAGCGAATGCCCAAGCGGGTCACCGAAGTAGCGATTCACTTCAAGTCAGCCCCGCTGATGCTGTTCGAGCACACGCCTTTGGACCAGATCACTCCCAATCAGTTGATCGTTCGCATTCAGCCGGACGAAGGTATTTCGCTAAAATTTTCGGCCAAGGTGCCGGGTCCGGCGATCCATATTCGGCCGGTCACCATGGATTTTCGCTACGCAAGCTCATTCGGAGTGGCTACGGCTGACGCGTACGAACGCCTGCTGCTGGATTGCATGCTGGGTGACCCCACGCTGTTTGCAGACCGCGAAGGGGTTGAGGCTGCGTGGGCATTGGTGACTCCCATCCTGCGTGCCTGGCAGAGACAGCCGCCGGCTAAATTCCCCAATTATCCGGCGGGGAGTTGGGGTCCTCCGGAAGCCGAAAGCTTGTTGCAAGGAGGGTGTAATTGGCGGTTATCGTGA
- a CDS encoding sigma 54-interacting transcriptional regulator produces MSEVQVAQPDLEQQRYQALLCVTDSVSLNDDPNALLHEIAKPLMGTVSFDFLHFVLHDPLTNSMCLKASETLGAPQLPLPESLPLDETPSGWVWEHRQPLLLHEIKSETRYPQVMEVLRASGIQSGCILPLATRRQSLGALGFLSRKEKAYQDSDIQFLQRVAGQVSLAVDNVTHRKNALAYQQQLAADRDQLQLLLEVNNLLVSNLEVSELFPAVAACLRRVIRHNYVSLSLLEAGPRRPGLEKEPQLLRVRGIVFPDSKGLIHNDLIVPLENSPNEWVLAHREPLLLDPFDTKKFSGGVTTQMWAEGVRCAYWLPLIGRNGPLGTLSVGSLQAHAFTVRDFDWLKRVASQIAIAVENALAFREIAELKDRFAHEKLYLEEEIRSEYNFTEIVGHSPVLQRILRQVKTVADTNATVLVLGETGTGKELIARAIHDLSRRRDQTFVKLNCAAIPTGLLESELFGHERGAFTGAISQKIGRLELAHKGTLFLDEVGDIPLELQPKLLRALQEREFERLGSTKTRRIDSRLIAATNRDLAHMVAEGSFRSDLYYRLSVFPLRIPPLRERREDIPLLVRYFTQKYCRILNRKVEIIPTETMAALVRWEWPGNIRELENLIERAVILSPASVLNVPLPELFVSSNGHNPKLDRLESAEREQILRVLRETAGVIGGPAGAAARLGVKRTTLNFKMKKLGISRADL; encoded by the coding sequence ATGTCAGAAGTACAGGTCGCCCAACCTGACCTTGAGCAGCAGCGCTACCAAGCTCTGCTGTGCGTGACGGATTCCGTATCTCTCAACGACGATCCCAATGCATTGCTGCATGAGATTGCTAAGCCCCTCATGGGCACGGTCAGCTTCGATTTTCTCCACTTCGTTCTTCATGACCCTCTTACCAACAGCATGTGCCTGAAGGCCTCGGAAACACTGGGAGCACCCCAACTGCCACTTCCCGAGAGTTTGCCGCTCGATGAAACCCCTAGCGGCTGGGTGTGGGAGCACCGTCAACCCTTGCTGCTCCATGAGATAAAAAGCGAGACTCGATACCCCCAAGTCATGGAGGTTTTGCGCGCCAGCGGGATACAGTCAGGATGCATTCTGCCCCTGGCCACGCGTCGGCAGAGTCTAGGCGCACTGGGATTCTTGAGTCGCAAGGAAAAGGCGTATCAGGATAGCGACATTCAATTCTTGCAACGCGTGGCGGGGCAGGTCTCTCTGGCAGTGGACAATGTGACCCACAGAAAGAACGCCCTGGCCTACCAACAGCAATTAGCCGCTGACCGCGATCAATTGCAGTTGCTCCTGGAAGTCAATAACCTGCTGGTCTCAAATCTTGAGGTCAGCGAATTGTTCCCGGCTGTAGCCGCTTGTTTGCGCCGCGTCATCCGGCACAATTATGTCAGCCTCTCTTTGCTGGAAGCTGGCCCACGGCGTCCCGGCTTAGAAAAAGAGCCACAATTACTTCGCGTGCGAGGCATAGTCTTTCCAGACAGTAAAGGGTTAATCCATAACGATCTGATCGTCCCCCTTGAGAACTCACCTAATGAGTGGGTGCTGGCACATCGCGAGCCCCTGCTTCTGGATCCCTTCGATACGAAAAAGTTCTCGGGCGGTGTGACAACCCAGATGTGGGCTGAGGGTGTGCGCTGCGCTTACTGGCTGCCTTTGATCGGACGCAATGGCCCGCTGGGCACCTTGAGCGTTGGCAGCTTGCAGGCCCACGCATTCACGGTGCGCGACTTTGATTGGTTGAAGCGAGTCGCGAGCCAAATCGCCATCGCGGTGGAAAATGCGCTCGCTTTCCGGGAAATTGCAGAGCTCAAAGATAGGTTCGCCCACGAAAAGCTTTATCTGGAAGAGGAGATTCGTTCCGAGTACAACTTCACCGAAATTGTCGGCCATAGTCCAGTGCTGCAGCGCATCTTGCGTCAGGTTAAGACAGTTGCGGATACTAATGCCACGGTGCTGGTGCTCGGTGAAACCGGGACCGGCAAGGAACTGATCGCACGCGCCATTCACGATCTAAGCCGCCGGCGCGATCAGACCTTTGTTAAGTTGAACTGCGCTGCGATTCCTACCGGCCTGCTCGAAAGTGAGCTTTTCGGGCACGAAAGGGGCGCCTTTACCGGTGCTATTTCGCAAAAGATTGGGCGTCTCGAACTGGCGCACAAAGGAACATTATTTCTGGATGAAGTGGGCGACATCCCACTCGAACTGCAGCCCAAACTGCTGCGTGCCCTGCAAGAGCGCGAGTTCGAGCGCCTGGGGAGTACCAAAACCAGGCGCATCGATTCCAGGCTGATCGCAGCTACTAACCGTGACCTGGCGCACATGGTTGCTGAAGGCAGCTTCCGGAGTGACCTCTACTATCGCCTGAGCGTGTTTCCTCTGCGCATACCACCTTTGCGCGAACGGCGGGAAGATATTCCCCTTTTGGTCCGCTATTTTACCCAGAAATATTGCCGAATTCTGAATCGCAAGGTGGAGATCATTCCCACTGAGACGATGGCGGCCCTGGTGCGCTGGGAGTGGCCGGGGAACATCCGTGAACTGGAAAACTTGATTGAACGAGCGGTCATCCTTTCACCTGCTTCCGTGCTTAATGTCCCCCTCCCCGAGCTGTTTGTCAGCAGCAACGGGCACAACCCGAAACTCGACCGGCTGGAGAGTGCAGAACGCGAGCAGATATTGCGCGTACTTCGCGAAACTGCCGGAGTGATCGGCGGTCCTGCGGGAGCGGCCGCCCGGCTTGGGGTGAAGCGCACCACCCTTAACTTCAAGATGAAGAAGCTCGGCATCAGCCGCGCCGATCTGTGA